The DNA region TCATTTGGACCGGTCGACGCTGATATTGAGATTCCTGAAGCTGTTCGCAACGACCTATTAGACTCTCTGACCACTGAGCAGATGAATTTGATTTCACGCTATGCAAGTTCTGAGCTTGCGGCACCAACCCGCCGCGTGCCCCGAAAAGGTGATTTCTTTGAGCTTCCAGAGGATTGGTCAGACCAGCGACTTTCGCTTCAAGAATTAGCTGAGGCGATCAAAGGCCAATTTGGTGTTTCACTACCCACCTACAGTGCCGCCGATGAACAGTGGACCCCAGTTGCAAAGACCGGGCAATTCGACGGCCTTGGCGACACAACCAATGATCAGTTTGGTCAAGGTGCAACTTCCATCCAGCGCTTATTGCAGGAAACAAAGGAATTCAACGGGTCAGGTAAATATCAGATTCAAACTGGCATGTACGGACCGCCCATGAGAGCGGAAAACGGCGACCTCTACTTATTCCGAATTACAGACTCAGACCCCGCGCGGGCGCCCGCTTCAATCGATGAGGTCCGCGATGATGTGACCAATGACATCAGACGTGTCGACAGTTACAAGCATTTGACGGAAAGATCAGACGCCCTGACGAACCTTGCTATTGATCAAGGCCTACTGAATTTCACGGTGACTGAAGATGCAGAAGTTGCACCTAAAGAAATGATCACCCTGTACAACCCGATCGTGCTCAATTATCAACTCCAACAAGGCGGTCTCCTTAGACCAATTGCACGACCACTACCGAAGATTGGTGCGCACACTGAAGCTGTCTCATCAATAGTGAATCGAGCGATTTTGTTGAGTGACAGTGGCCCTCTAAAAGACCAACCTCTGACTGATCGCACCTTTGTCCTACCAGTTGATGACAAGATGGCATTGCTCGTCGTACAGCTCAATGATATTCAACCGCTCGATACTCAAATGTATGGCAATCTCACTCATAGCGGAGCATTGCAAAACATGATGGCAATCGATGAGTTGGACCCAGATGAAATGAGCGGCGTCTTTAGTTATGAGGGCATGGCGAATCGCCACAACTTTGAGTTACTGGGTAATACCGATGAAGAAACAGATGATTCGGAAACGACCAGCGACGCAACAGACAACAGCTAAATAGAACCGTATTTTCATTCGTCCAAGGGAGCAGCACTTAGCTCACACGAGTGCCGCCTGGCACTGGCGCATCTGGCTGTATTGCAATAACGCGTTGTCCATCACCCTCACCGTCGACGGCTGCCAAAACCATACCCTGCGAGATCTCCCCTCTAATCGTGCGGGGCTCTAAGTTGGCCACAAAGACCACCTGTCGGCCTTCGAGCGACTCTGGTGGCTCGTAATGGCCCCGCAGTCCAGCACAGATTTGTCGGCCCTCAGCGGTGCCGTCATCGATCTGTAACCGAATGAGCCTATCAGCATTGGGGTGAGCCACCGCCTCACGAACAATCCCAACCCGCAGTTCTACTCGAACAAATTCATCAAATGCAATCGTTGCCTGCTCGGCCATGGCCATCCTCACTTTCAAGAGTGCATGGTAACAAGCCTGGCTCAATAAGAATGAGACTGAACTGACTCAATGGGATCGAGTTGCCTTTCATGGGGCTATGATTGCTTCTATGACGATCATGACAACCCTGACTCAGTTTGCATTACTCATTCCGCTTAGCCTTGCCTCCTCACTCGGTCCAACTGGTGACTGGAGCCGTGATCCCGCATGGTTTCAGGGCAAGGCAGAGTGGGCCCTCTATGACGCTCAGCGAACCATCTATGGTCAACCACGAGCATACGAGGCGACCCTCTTTACAAATACACAACTGATGGACCCAAAGACCTCGACCAAATGCAACCAGAATGTGCCTGGGGCTATCGAAGTCTTCAAACTCAATCTCAGTGAGCAGATACCCACTGAGAACTATGTCTATCGATTTCTGACAACAAGCTTCGTACACCGCACTGACTTGAGCCTTTACAAACTCACCACTTCAACACAAGAAGACTGCGGCAGCACATTCGGCCAGTTTCTTGACGAGGGCAACGGCGTTACCTTTCAGCAATACAACTATTTCCCCGGCCCCGGCCAGGCCAATGGCAACCTTGGCAAATCAACAGAGCTCACATTCTTTAATGCACTTCCGCTGACGCTCAGAAACTTCCCCTTCCCCACTAACCAAACAACACCGACCACCATAAAAGTCGATCTCATCGCCGACCAAACAACGACAAAACGACCAAACAACAAACCTCGCAAGGCCACAATTACTTATGAGGGACGAGAAGAACTGACGGTACCGATTGGGACCATCTGGACACACCATCTTTCATTAACGATGGAGGGTGATGATGCCCGACAG from Phycisphaerales bacterium includes:
- a CDS encoding DUF3108 domain-containing protein, producing the protein MTIMTTLTQFALLIPLSLASSLGPTGDWSRDPAWFQGKAEWALYDAQRTIYGQPRAYEATLFTNTQLMDPKTSTKCNQNVPGAIEVFKLNLSEQIPTENYVYRFLTTSFVHRTDLSLYKLTTSTQEDCGSTFGQFLDEGNGVTFQQYNYFPGPGQANGNLGKSTELTFFNALPLTLRNFPFPTNQTTPTTIKVDLIADQTTTKRPNNKPRKATITYEGREELTVPIGTIWTHHLSLTMEGDDARQATHFWMADEARHVMVKYTNPNGTSYRLKRLAWWAYWSQPQPPKSDDLLGRR